One region of Methanobacterium formicicum genomic DNA includes:
- a CDS encoding SAM-dependent methyltransferase has translation MLWPLAIGAAYSPSSRRVVRKMLDMAQVSDNDRVYDLGSGDGRIVIEAAQRYQARGVGVEADPLRVMWSWLRITRLGLKPQVKIIWGNLFHQDISRATVVVLFLWGRTNDKLKDKLQQELEPGTRIVSYVWKFKGWDPVKVDRKDRIYLYIVD, from the coding sequence ATGCTCTGGCCACTGGCCATTGGTGCAGCCTACTCCCCCTCCTCCAGGAGGGTGGTTCGGAAGATGCTGGACATGGCCCAAGTGAGTGACAACGACCGGGTCTATGATTTAGGCTCCGGGGATGGTAGGATAGTAATTGAAGCCGCCCAGAGATACCAGGCACGGGGAGTGGGGGTGGAAGCTGATCCCCTGCGGGTGATGTGGTCCTGGTTAAGGATCACCCGGCTAGGACTCAAACCGCAGGTGAAGATCATCTGGGGTAACCTATTCCACCAGGATATAAGTAGGGCTACGGTGGTGGTTCTTTTCCTGTGGGGACGGACCAATGATAAATTGAAGGATAAACTTCAACAGGAGCTTGAACCAGGAACCCGGATTGTATCTTATGTCTGGAAGTTCAAGGGATGGGATCCAGTTAAAGTAGATAGAAAGGACCGGATCTACCTTTACATTGTTGATTAA